The Nomascus leucogenys isolate Asia chromosome 16, Asia_NLE_v1, whole genome shotgun sequence genome includes a region encoding these proteins:
- the DCAF4L2 gene encoding DDB1- and CUL4-associated factor 4-like protein 2: MESKRPRLLEEADKQKKTVRAGLSAPSMLRKNQLGFLRFANYCRLARELRVSCMQRKKVQIHSWDPSSLASDRFNRILANTNTDQLFTVNQVEAGGSKYGIITMRGLTTPELRVYPHKSLYVPNRKVNSMCWASLNHLDSHLLLCFVGLAGIPSCAVLLPASLFVGSYPGIRRPGMLCSFQIPDAWSCAWSLSIHAYHCFSTGLSQQVLLTNVVTGHQQSFGTSSDVLAQQFAIMTPLLFNGCRSGEIFGIDLRCGNQGRGWKAICLSHDSAVTSLQILQEGQFLVASDMTGTIKLWDLRATKCVTQYEGHVNNSAYLPLHVNEEEGVVAAVGQDCYTRIWSLRHGHLLTTIPSPYPASENDIPSVAFSSRLGGFRGAPGLLMAVREDLYCFSYG, translated from the coding sequence ATGGAGAGCAAAAGACCGCGACTGCTGGAGGAAGCAGACAAGCAGAAAAAGACAGTCAGAGCGGGACTCAGTGCACCTTCCATGCTACGAAAGAACCAGCTAGGTTTCCTCAGATTCGCCAACTATTGCCGTTTAGCTCGCGAGCTGCGTGTAAGCTGCATGCAGAGGAAAAAGGTCCAGATTCATAGCTGGGATCCCTCCTCTTTGGCAAGCGACCGATTTAACCGCATACTGGCGAATACCAACACTGACCAGCTCTTCACAGTGAACCAAGTCGAAGCTGGAGGCTCCAAGTACGGCATCATCACCATGCGAGGCCTGACGACCCCTGAGCTCCGGGTATACCCTCACAAAAGCCTCTACGTTCCTAATCGGAAGGTGAATTCTATGTGCTGGGCCTCACTGAATCACTTGGATTCCCACCTTCTGCTGTGCTTCGTGGGACTTGCAGGTATTCCAAGCTGTGCCGTGCTGCTCCCAGCGTCACTGTTCGTAGGTAGCTACCCAGGAATACGTCGGCCTGGCATGCTCTGCAGTTTCCAGATCCCTGATGCCTGGTCCTGTGCCTGGTCCCTGAGCATCCACGCATATCACTGCTTCAGTACAGGCTTGTCTCAGCAGGTCCTGTTGACCAACGTGGTAACGGGACACCAGCAGTCATTTGGGACTAGCAGTGATGTCTTGGCCCAGCAGTTTGCAATCATGACTCCTTTGCTGTTTAATGGCTGTCGCTCTGGGGAGATCTTTGGCATTGATCTGCGCTGTGGAAATCAAGGCAGGGGGTGGAAGGCCATTTGCCTGTCCCATGATTCAGCAGTGACCTCTCTGCAAATCCTCCAAGAAGGGCAATTCCTGGTGGCATCAGACATGACTGGAACGATCAAGCTGTGGGACTTGAGGGCCACTAAATGTGTAACACAGTACGAAGGTCATGTGAATAACTCCGCCTACCTGCCCCTGCATGTGAACGAGGAAGAAGGAGTCGTGGCGGCCGTGGGCCAGGACTGCTATACGAGAATCTGGAGCCTCCGTCATGGCCACCTGCTCACAACCATACCCTCCCCATACCCCGCCTCAGAGAACGACATTCCCAGTGTGGCCTTCTCTTCTCGCCTCGGGGGCTTCCGAGGAGCACCAGGGCTGCTCATGGCTGTCCGGGAGGACCTTTATTGTTTCTCCTACGGTTAA